The Polyodon spathula isolate WHYD16114869_AA chromosome 10, ASM1765450v1, whole genome shotgun sequence genome contains the following window.
AGTATCGCTAAAGCAACATAActggtgttttttaattgaatttataaaCTGTTTACAGTCCTGACTTGTAAAGCGGTCAGTTATAGAGTAGAAACAGTGTAATGTAGTTTACAGTGAGTCAAACTAGAAAAGTCTCCTACAAAGTATTGCTGTActctattttaattattactgtttAAAGAAGCTATTATGTATCTTCAAAAATATTTATCTTCCTTTCCTACCGGGTCTGGAATTGAATGAGTTTACAGGGCACTACTGTAACCTTCAGCTTCAAGTATGGAGAAGGACTGTGCTGCAATTGTTCAATGCGTCTCTCTTCTCAGGGTGGCTGTGTTCTGCCAATCACAGTCATTCTGTACTGTTCTTATTGCAatagcaaatgtttttatttatgtttgtgttttttgtttgatcaACTTTAAGGTCATGAAGCCTGACTGGCTTGTAGATGGTGTCAGTTATCTTCAGcctatcagaaaaaaagacatcaTGCTGTCTTGAGGCTTGAAAAAGACCgacaaacacacattattgtaAAAATCCATGAACTGAGATACTGACAAATATGCTAACATTTTTTACATCAGAGCTAGAAACTGGCTTCCAAATGACATTCAGCTTAAGGGAGGCCTTGAGCAACACATGCtttttgctgtgctgtatgtCAAAGGTGGGTTGGCTTACTTATAAACTGAACTGGTTTGAAAGTTACAGCTGATTTGAAGTTTGGCCTGTGTATGCCACTTCTATCTTGCCATACGCAACAAAACAGTAGCAGCTACGGCAAAAAAAATTTCACCACCCAATATTATGAACAAATTTTACATCatcaaatcaaatgaaacctgctgaataattgtacgttaccatattgaattacataccactttgtagttttctatgtacagtattatatatatatatatatatatatatatatatatatatatatatatatatatatatatataattatgtctcaatcctaaaattgtagcttatgcaaaacttttggctatagctgtacagcAGAGAGGGCATTGATTGCACAACCAGCCCAGTGCATCTGCTGTGTGGAGCAAGCACATACTGCATTTATATTTTGGTATCCTGGTTCAAACACATGTTGTGAAATGATTTCTAAATTCTACTGAACAAGAAATAACtggtaatacaaaataatgctttttgaAAGTTTAAAGCATTTGCTTTCAGTGCAGCGTTTAGGTTTGTGATTGACGTAATTACAAATAGGTTtgccaccccaccccacccccccccctttctgtCCTTTATTACCCCCAATGACAAAGATTTATTAATTTGTAAGAAATTACTCAGTTTCCACTGACAAATGGAACTTGccatttaaactatatattttttatatatatttttaaaaatataaatacagtgtaaacaCACCCGTATGACAATATGCTTACATTACTAGTGTTTCAGTACAGTTATAAGTTAAGGCATGGTACAATAGCTGTTCTTTCCACAATATGAGCTGCTGCCTAGTCGGCAGGTAGAAAATAATGAATATTGATTCTCCTTCGACTGCCAGTGCAGCTCATGAAATGGAGGAAGGCATTAAGGACAGCTaagcaaaaacaaaccataaaGCTTAATCAGGCTTAAACAGCAGTGGAAAATGAATTCAGGGCATTTTACTGATACTGTGtaactgtgctgtactgtacataagcAGTATCAATACCATAGTTTACCTTCTTAAAGACACTTCAAATGCATAAGCTTCTGATTCAGTATAGCACACTAAACCAAGGCCTTCATTAAAACATTGTATTCAAGTGTCACAagaaacttttttcaaaaaagcagattttaaagaaataagGAAAGATACAGTTTTGCCAAAGACTATTGTTAATTTGCAAATAAAATCAGCAGTGCAAAGACAGTGGCTAAGCTCTCTAAGGAGTGTTGTGTGCGTGAGGGTGTCAGCAATTAGGTCATGGGGGAAATGCTTGCTGTAATTTTTCTGAGATGATTTCTTGTCACAGTTTCTGCTTGACCTAAACTGAGTGGTGGCTGAGACACAGCATGCAATAGCCTGCATAAAGCCAGTTTCAAAGGCACAGCCCACTCATTTAAAGGCTGTGGTGTCTGTGTGGGTTTTGGTTCTATGGTGGTGAATTTCTTTGTACCTTATCTCCCTTTTAGAAATGGGTGAATTTAgtatttttattgagaaatgaaACATTATTGTAAAGCTAGGTGGTGGTAGTATTATGCAAGGAAGTATTGTCGCTAATCAAATGTACTACTGTTTCATTCTTGCACATATCCTTCCATTTCCCAACCCGGTTGTATCAGTATTGCTAAAGTACTGTATAGGGGAAACCAAATGCTAAACATTGTTTAAGCAATGAAATACACTactgctggcatttcccagtacAGATCTGCTTTTCATTAACATTCTAATGTCTCTTATTCTGCTGCAGCTTTCCCCTGGTTTGGAATGGACATTGGCGGCACACTGGTGAAGCTGGTCTACTTTGAGCCCAAAGATGTCACAGCTGAGGAAGAGCAGGAGGAGGTGGAGAACTTGAAGAGTATCCGGAAATACCTGACTTCCAACACGGCTTATGGGAAGACAGGGATCCGCGACGTCCACCTGGAGCTGAAGAACCTGACCATGTGTGGCCGCAAAGGCAACCTGCACTTCATCCGCTTCCCCACCCAAGCCATGCACAGGTTCATCCAGATGGGCCGGGAGAAGAACTTCTCCAGCCTGCACACCACACTCTGTGCCACAGGCGGGGGAGCCTACAAGTTTGAGGAGGACTTCAGGGCAGTAAGTGAGAGCCATCATCAAGAGATTGTTTTTCACCTGTTTTCAACACTGCAGTCCTAAGAACATTATAAAGCATGTTAAAGATACATTACTGTCTAAATGTCATACTCACTACACAGCTGTATTGTGATTCTCCCACAATGTCAGTCATTCATATCGCAGAAATCACTCAAGGTGCCGTGGTGTCTTCATCTTTGTAGGGTTTTATTAACCCCGaatgctaaatgtgttgctgatcatggtattgactgttgatctaatTAGCTGCCATAGGTCATCTCACTTTGAGTTTCTTCTGTATAGAGACAGTACATTTTGGGAGTTCTCTCAGTGTTTGGTATAGAGCTGTATTATTTGCTTTTCCTGCTTCAGTTTCATTACTGGTGTTGTCCAGTTTGCGTTGATAGTAATACTTCTGCTGCTTATGGAACCTTGTAGACTCCAGAACTTTGCAGCCTTATTGTTTAGGTAATAAGATCCCACATGCCTCCAGTTAGTTATAAGTACAAGCTTTTTCAAAAATCAACTTATCAAAAAGACGTCCAGATttcaagtttgaaaaaaatatataaatataagtatTGACTATGAATGTACCACTGAGAAACCGGGGAAACCatataaatcaaataatttatagtacacaaaacaaaagtaaagtacACTTTACTTTACCTGTAGTACCCAAATTTAACCTGAGGTGTATGCTTTCTGTACATTTCATGAGCTGTTGTAGCAGTACCACTTTATTCAAGATGCATCTTCTTggtgtgttttttcttcatttgaaatgTAATATGTAATTATTAGGATTAATTAGGCCAGGCTGAACACACTGTTCTACAGGACAAGTTCTTTAGGCTACAGCTATGCTACCTTTTGCCTGATTCCATAATGCTTCAGCTGTTCATGCATTAGGTGTATGTGTGAGTGCATCTGAGAATTGGCACATTAACAGTTGCGTAGCAGCAGCCACCTCACATGTCACAGGGTACGCAGTGTGCAATAACAtgtggtgcagtgctgtgcttgcTTTGGCCAGGAGTTTGTTTACTTGGACACCTGCTCATTGATTAACCTGCTGTTTTCTCACTGTGTgcgctgatttatttttttcagatggcaGATCTGGAGCTGCACAAACTCGATGAACTGGACTGTTTGATTCAGGGGCTGCTCTACGTGGATTCCGTTGGGTTTAACGGCCGTCCAGAATGCTACTTTTTTGAAGACCCCTCTGATCCCCAGAACTGTGTCAAGAGGACGTGTTGTCTTGACAACCCATTCCCAATGCTGCTGGTTAACATAGGCTCTGGGGTCAGCATCCTGGCAGTTTACTCGAAGGACAATTACAAACGAGTGACTGGGACCAGGTAAACTTGCTGAGGCACACAGTCTTGCTAAAATCAATATAATTACCTCCTAAAATATTGGTGTCCTTGTACAGTCCCACTGGTTTATGATGTGGTGATTCACCTGTTATGTTAAAGGGCTTTCATAATAGGGAAGAAACTCTACTCCTGTTTCACAAGCCAATAAATTTAATATGCATTCTGTACACTAGTTTTTTACTATTTTAGTTTTATCTAACCTAGTTACACTCCATAAAACACAGATATTGCTTCATGAAATTCCTGTCTATGTAAATCAGTAGGTCTTCATCCAGACAGTAGAATTACTGATGGCCTTTTTCTGTTCCCTATACACACCTCCCACCCCCCAGCCTTGGAGGTGGAACGTTCCTGGGACTGTGTTGCTTGTTGACTGGCTGTGAGACATTTGAGGAAGCTCTGGAGATGGCAGCTAAGGGTGACAGTACTAATGTGGATAAACTTGTGAAGGATATCTATGGGGGAGATTACGGACGCTTTGGGTTACAGGGGTCTGCTGTAGCATCCAGGTGAGCTTCATACATCCTTACAGGCCGTTGATTCTTTTGCCTTGACTCATTACAATAACACTTACCAGTAAAATGCATCTCCCAAAATCATCCATACAAGCAAACTCGACCGACCTGAATTGTATGTTGTCTTATCATTTCAGTTTTGGTCACATGATGAGTAAAGAGAAGCTAGATACTATCAGTAAGGAAGACCTGGCAAGGGCTACTCTCGTCTCCATCACGAACAACATTGGTTCCATAGCTCGGATGTGCGCAGTGAATGAGGTAAGGCAGCTTTCTGTAATTAAAAGAGTTTCGCTTTCTTAACtgctggctcctgatcattgtaTTTTCCAAATTGAGTATAAAATACGAGCAAAGAGCTAAAAGATCGTCAGCAGGAGGAAATGACCAGTCCTGATGGTAATAAAAAGGGAACAAATGTATATAAAACCTTTATTAGCACGCCTTTGAAGATTTAGTAagcgttttgtttttataacaaattcATAGACATAAAAGATTGTGTTATTCTGAAACAAAATGTTAACCTTTTAACAGAATCCATTTAACACAAAAAGGTAAtcaaaccagtttaaaaaaaaaaaaaaaaaaattgtttgacaTTGCTGCTGTGAATTTGCATCACTCCAACCTTATTGTACCAGTCCAACAGTAATCCGctccaaaaaaccccccaaaaaaataacacCACAGTATTTGGCAGCATTTGTAAAGGAGATTATTGGGTCTGACTTTGGGAGGCATTTTACTGGGTTGGTGTCTCCATCTAGTAAAGCATCTGGACATTAATCAGGAAGCCTGGATTCTATTTtcactgaaatatattattttgtagaGCAGAGTGACTGAAATGTAGCCTCTCTAGTAGGGGTAAGACGATTTATCGTGTATTGATGCACCGCGATACTTTACAACACGATATGATACACCTTTGTGTATCGTGATACAAGCTTGAAATGAGTAGCTTACAACTGACAAAAACGTGAAATAAACGACTTAACAATAATAAGTTAAACGAAATTTAGAGAAAAAAACTTTGatcaaaaaaacattattattattattattattataataataataataatataataataataataataataataataataggcccaAATAACAAGAATGACTGTAATTTTAATAAAGCTGCtaatttttgtattcaaatgctaTATATTTCTTTGTCTCCTTTTGTGAGAGAgaattttatttcatataaatagatagctgtatgtttttcttttttgttttaccagtttaatgtattgctctccttttaatgcttctagggttgccacctggccccataattccggaacactttgggacgggacatggtttttaagttgcccttaaactgaaagcaataaacacgtgaactgagcactaagcacttgctgaatttatactgcttcttaattatccaaatcattgtgataatacaaatcttacaaaataaaaaagcatcttgaataaacgtgtgtgtaggtttattcaagatatttatttttattttgtacaaaattatatttcagttctcaatatttaaaatgtgctatttatatcctattaattagtaatatatagccctaatttacattgactttcccaattaaataacaatactgatccagtgttcacacTGTCTgctgtcaggaatagtgaacagctgctcagtattaatgatttcagtgggagaaggtgatatactattagaaactataaagaaactttaaaatatatatattttaaaactattaatacaataaataaatattgatgatgtacttatttatttatttcatttgttaaaagctattattgtattgtcatgctgcctcaagataattaatcacctgaatcaatttagcaaaggttttgggctcaattcacatgttgatttcctttaGTTTAAAgacaacttcaaaatcctgttctgtctcacagtgttccggaAATATGGGGCCAGGTGGGAACCCTAAATGCGTCCTAATTGTAATCCGGTGTAAATTATTCTTTTATCATTTGTGAGGCAGGATAGGCTATAagaattgatatttttatttcctgtttcctataaagctatttattatagATGACAAATCATATTGCATTTCTCACAAGTttaattattagtaataataataataataataataataataataatagtaatctaTTGAGTTAAAGTTAAGTATGGTGCAAGCAAAAAAGCTGatgactatttaaaaatattgaaattctTAGACATCACAACTTAATGCTGAAAAACTTGATATTTGGATTTAttctaaagaaacacatgaacaaaatTTGTACTTTAATAATTATCAAACAAATTGCTTAGTGTTTTATTCCCCTCTCAGAAATGTGGTAAAGAGATTTGGTTAATTCAGCTAAAATGGGTATCCCAGGAACTCTAATTGACATACTGCTCTGTCTTTACATTCCAGCTAGTGGTTTGCTACTTTgtgggaaataaatataatttattttgaactGAACCTGTGCCTATagaatttaaattgtaattattttcaagtcCATCAAGTAGAGATGAGTTTTTCATTAGTATCATGATACGTATCATATCATGGCTTGTGTATCACGATACATATCGTATCGTGGCTTGTGTGTCGTGACCTTGGTGTATCATCTCACCACTACTCTGTAGGTATCTCATATATACAGCAGATGTGTTCAAGATTTTACAGTGTTGTCCATGCCACTATCGGAGAAACAATTAATTTAACCAGTTCAGGTAACAGTAGTATTTCTAAACAAGGGTGCTGGAGTTACAAACCCATGACTACGTGTCAGGCTAATTTGCCATTCCCTTTGGATtctcaaatgtttgttttatttgtattcagttaGTGATCCTACATTGAGTTAGACATTTCCCCCAGAGAACAGTCATGTCCAGCAAGTTCTAGAAAATTCCTAAAGcagctgaacaaaaacaatgtattccTCGAGTACAGATTAAGAAGTCGGAATACTCAGTGCTTTCAGCTTCTTTACAGTGTTGCCTTGTGGCATGGAGATCAAGCAGCATTGTACAAGGCTATCAATGCACGGAGAACAACGCCGGGAAGTGACCATAGCAACTTAGATAAAACATGAATTCTTAAAATAATCAGCACTTAAGCATCGCTTCTGCATCAAAGTCAGTGTCCACAATAGAGAGACGACCTTTGTTCACTGACTGTATTATGCATAGTATTGCATTGGACATGGGGTGTCCACTGATGTGTTGTGTTAAGATAGGTACAGAAGGAAACATGCCACTGAAATGTCTGTGGGACTTTATATGTACCCAGGTCCTACTAGATATTGcagttgcttttctttttcaaccAAACACAAGACTTGGATACGATTAACAGTTTTTTACATACTCAATAGCCCTTTTCTTTTAGATTTAGTGCAAGATTGCATTATGCTGCAAGAATTATACATTTACTTGGCCTATATATTTAGACATTTTGGTATAACCTGTAATTCTCAATAGAGATTGAAATGTCTGCAAATAGTGGCTACAAGTATAATGTTGCACAAGGACTTTTCTGTAGTGTCAGGTGCTTCAAAATTACCTTTGTTTTATGAAAGTATCAAGCACTGGCGCCACCTTGTGGTTTTATGGAGAATATCTTTTGTGGCATGTCCTTCAGTGGTTTTTGACTTATTGTGTTAGTCATCATTTCATAAATATAGCACTGTGAGGGTGCTCTGATCAGGGTGTTTTTACAGTGATATAAAACATATCATTCTACTTTGAGTATTCTGTTGAATTGTGCTGCATTGTGTGCTTGTTTCGTAATGTGGACTAATGTGCACTGGAACATGAGTTATGACCACCAGACTCATTTTCATTTAgtatttgaacccaggcctccattTACTGCGCAATCTTTTCAATTGTATCTCCTAACTAGACGTCACTTGCTTAAGATTGACTTCTAgtttgaatctattcagtttgtATGTTATCACCTTTTTCATTCAAAAGCATCAGCAGTACACCAACCAGCAGACTGTGTACATTATTTACAGGAGCTGAagactgttttaatgaattagTTGTATTAGTCAGGGCAGAGAGACTTTAGCGAAGCCAGAATTGTTAAGCAGTATTGTGTTAACGAGCTAAGCTAGGTTAGTAAAAAATCAGTTTTAGTGTAGCTATAGAATCATCTCTGTAAAGTATGGAGATGTATAAGGTTCATCTCTCTAACATTTCATCTGATTTTTAAAGATCCTCCAGCACACTGTATTTCTAAAGCAGTACTGGGGATTAGGTTGAGTGGTGATTACCTCACTACTGAGCCCTCAGCACTATATCTGCTCACCTTTATTGACCTGACACGTTGCTTCTTGGATGGAGATCTGACTAAATTGTTGTCCATGGTGGTAGCTGCAAGCTACAGTATGGACTTTGTATGCTCTTGGTGATTATGCTTTTCAGATTGAGAGAGACAGCACTGCTCTGGtcttttttgcagaaaaaaaaagcaaacagtggGTCATTCCAGCTCTAGTGGATTAATCGTACATAAAATGGATCGTGATCTTGGGGCAAGTGCATACACAAAGAAGAGCTGCTTAATTCCTCTTGTACTGGTGAGAAAGGGTTTGTAGGTGGAAAAAAACATTAAGGGCATTCCACCCAAAAATAATGTAGTTAAGTCATTGGCGTTAATGCACAAGTAACCCCTGCTAGCCAATGTGAGCTGGAATTAACCTGTAGTTACACTTCACAGTGCAGGAAAGTCCTTTGAAAACATTCTTTTGTATTACTCTTGTCGTAAAATCTGTCTTTATGGTCTCCAAAACCAAATAATCACCTGCAGTTACCTACCCAACACAACCTTTACATTATAAGTAATAATAGTAAACCTGTCTGACCAGTTATGAGGTTTGTCTGTAGACCTCCCACTAAAAAGTTAGGATAAAGTGATTCATCTCTATTGCCATATTCTATTTTCAGGTTCCTGGTTCCTAATGTAGTATAAATATTAATCTGACATTTACATCAGATAGTCACGCTTGAGACAATAGTTGGTTATTTAAAttgattgtaattgtaataaactaaaaaaaacaacaaagtgtaCTATGTAGATATTATAGAGATTGAgttatatagtatttaaaaaatatacagaatgaaACGGACAATATCATATTTGGTCACATGGTTTCCTGTCACTAGTTGGCAGCACCATATCCAGTCTGTATGTtcccagttttaaaataaaaaaaaaaaagaacatgaattATTTCTatcggcagagggcactgttagTAGACAAGACTGAAATGTACTCTCTTTGAATGCTTTGAATGTTACATGCAATATCACCAACATTATCCCAAATCCATTTGatttctgtgtgttttctttttctgaatgAATTCATGCATTTATTCTCAACTTGCAGGTTTAACCCGACTCTTTATCTGCCTATTTCTTTATCTTTCAGAAAATAGAGAGGGTGGTCTTTGTTGGGAATTTCCTCCGAATCAACATGGTATCCACCAAGCTGTTGGCCTATGCCATGGATTTTTGGTCTAAAGGACAGCTCAAAGCTTTGTTTCAGGAACATGAGGTATGCACCCATGTGTTTCTGatgtattgctgtttttcatGTAATATCTACAGGCAATATACAGAAATGACTAAACCTTGGACAAATGACATCTTTAcacctgtttgtttattctaCGTAGATAGAACTTTTAACTTCAGAATGCACACCATGATCGTCTTATGTTTCCATTACACACGCTGATGAAGCAAATCACTGGTTCATCTCTGTTTTAAGGGTTACTTTGGAGCAGTGGGGGCCCTTCTGGAGTTACTGAAGATGACAGATGACTTCTAAAGAGATGGCCTGCAAATAGAGAGAGAATCAAAGCAAGCAAACTGATCTGTGTGGGATAAAGCTGCTGTTAATTTTAAGGAAGCCACTACCAGAAATGGGAAAagccattttgtattttaaaactgtaaatattgTTAATTTCTCCTTCTAGTGTTCCCAGCAGAGGTAAAGTTTTATGAACTAATTTAATCcatggaatatatatattttaaagtgcgCTAAGGCCAAAATCtactgcctttttttaaattattgttactCGTGTGGATACCAGAATACTTGCTGTAGACAAAGGACTTATCTGAGAAAACTGACCTATAGTAAGATTAAATCTAGATATCTACTGTCTCACTTGCTACAGCCTAAGCCTCTACTGGCAAATTATGTTGACCATGGCTATTTCAGCTCTGACAAGTGTAAGGGGACCAAGTGGTTGACTCTGGTCTCACTAGGATTTGCCTGTGCTCTGGGCAGTATTTTGGTTGAGTTTGCCTTGCAAATGAGCATCCAGGCTACATACTACACCCGCCCAGGGATGTTGCTTCACCAGCAACCTCGCAATCCAAAGCCACTGATGGTCACTGATGTAATTAGTAAAGTTATTGAttgtgttgtctttgaaatattgtGGGGCAGGGAATCACTGTAGGCTAACTGTACCAGTATGTCAAAATCCTGGAACTTGATAGCCAAAGTCTGGCTTGCTGTTTTGTGCGTTGCAGTGGTATTTATCCAGTAGGCTAAGAAGATCAAATGCGTTAGCCGAACCCCAGAGGAGCTACTAAACCTGACTTGCAAGGTTTCTGTAAAGCACAAATCTAAATATTATGTAAGAGACGATAATATCATGTGCCTGCTGGTCTTGCTGATGAGATTGATGATTGGATCACTCCCAGCAGAGGCAAATTTCCTGAAGCTAACAGCATTACCACATACTTCCTAACAGTAGGGAGCAGTTACTATCCTTAACTAATAGAGGGctactcagatacatacttcacTTTCTGATTCAGTAGCCCTTATCACCTACAAATGTAGTTGTCCAACATACTtttataaatcaatcaatcaattaatctttattttatatagcgcctatcatagtggaccacctttacaaagtgctttacaagatgcagtaacaacaagaaaatccataatacttttaagtacagagaaatgcatcatacatgatatacagtaaaaaaataaataaatacatttcctaatacattaaatacaatggaaagtgcacaATACATAAAGTCTTTTGATATCAATGGCAAAAGTCAAGTAGAAAAACATTTCCTTGGCCAAACACATTctgatttcttttaaaatgggtccattctctctttctcttctggGGATGTGCTTTTAATCAGTCTGATGTTTTTTGTTCCATGTGTTTTTAACCGCCTGGGAGATTTTACTGGAATACTTTCTGTTCATTTTCATGATCTAAAACTACAA
Protein-coding sequences here:
- the LOC121321397 gene encoding pantothenate kinase 1-like, translating into MDKAKSIVEQNGADAWYAFNSPRISNGTTNAYSAAGSTTTPTSGGAKTSSSNGTEHFHYLHQDLHNHGSPANKCRLRRRMDSGKKNRPPFPWFGMDIGGTLVKLVYFEPKDVTAEEEQEEVENLKSIRKYLTSNTAYGKTGIRDVHLELKNLTMCGRKGNLHFIRFPTQAMHRFIQMGREKNFSSLHTTLCATGGGAYKFEEDFRAMADLELHKLDELDCLIQGLLYVDSVGFNGRPECYFFEDPSDPQNCVKRTCCLDNPFPMLLVNIGSGVSILAVYSKDNYKRVTGTSLGGGTFLGLCCLLTGCETFEEALEMAAKGDSTNVDKLVKDIYGGDYGRFGLQGSAVASSFGHMMSKEKLDTISKEDLARATLVSITNNIGSIARMCAVNEKIERVVFVGNFLRINMVSTKLLAYAMDFWSKGQLKALFQEHEGYFGAVGALLELLKMTDDF